ATGAACACCTTTCAGGCTGCCAAACGGATACTGAGTACTCTAGAGAACAATACTCAAGAGCATCTGGGCGGTTAGCTTTGCTACCCCGCCCAGGTCTCAAGAAGCAGAAATGTAAATCAAACTGCTTACTTGGAGTACAGCTCGACGATCAGGTTTTCGTTGATGTCGGCAGTCAGGTCACCGCGTTCAGGCAGAGCCTTGAAAGTGCCTTCCATCTTCTTGGCGTCGATTTCGATCCAAGCGATGTCGCCACGGTTGGCCGCAATGGTCAACGAGTGTTGAATACGCGCTTGGTTCTTCGCCTTTTCGCGAACAGAAACAACGTCACCGGGCTTCACTTGGTAGGAAGCAACGTTAACGGTGCGGCCGTTCACGGAAATCGCCTTGTGGCTGACCAGCTGACGCGCTTCAGAGCGAGTCGAGCCAAAGCCCATGCGGTAGACGACGTTATCCAGTCGGGATTCAAGCAACTGCAACAATACCTCACCAGTCGCGCCTTTCAGGCGAGCGGCTTCTTTGTAGTAGTTGCGGAACTGCTTTTCGAGTACGCCATACATACGGCGTACTTTTTGCTTCTCGCGAAGCTGCAAGCCGTAGTCGGAAAGACGCTGACGACGCTGGCCGTGTACACCCGGGATTTGCTCGGATTTACACTTTTTCTCGAAGGGAGTAACACCGCTCTTTAAAAAGAGGTCGGTGCCTTCACGACGAGACAGTTTGCACTTCGGTCCAATATAACGAGCCATGAATCTGTCTCCTTAAACGCGGCGTTTCTTAGGCGGACGGCAGCCATTATGGGGAATGGGCGTCGCGTCAGTGATGCTTTGCACGCGGAAGCCGGCGGCATTGAGAGCGCGCACGGCGGATTCACGGCCGGGACCGGGGCCTTTGACCAGCACGTCTACGTTTTTCACACCATACTCGGCTGCAGCAGTTGCTGCACGTTCGCTTGCCACTTGAGCAGCGAACGGGGTGCTCTTACGAGAACCACGAAAACCCGAACCACCGGCTGTTGCC
This genomic window from Halomonas sp. TD01 contains:
- the rpsD gene encoding 30S ribosomal protein S4 yields the protein MARYIGPKCKLSRREGTDLFLKSGVTPFEKKCKSEQIPGVHGQRRQRLSDYGLQLREKQKVRRMYGVLEKQFRNYYKEAARLKGATGEVLLQLLESRLDNVVYRMGFGSTRSEARQLVSHKAISVNGRTVNVASYQVKPGDVVSVREKAKNQARIQHSLTIAANRGDIAWIEIDAKKMEGTFKALPERGDLTADINENLIVELYSK
- the rpsK gene encoding 30S ribosomal protein S11; translated protein: MANPRSNRKKVKKQVVDAVAHIHASFNNTIVTITDRQGNALSWATAGGSGFRGSRKSTPFAAQVASERAATAAAEYGVKNVDVLVKGPGPGRESAVRALNAAGFRVQSITDATPIPHNGCRPPKKRRV